The following are encoded together in the Candidatus Binatia bacterium genome:
- a CDS encoding MoxR family ATPase — MDAGITAINERVKEEAACLYRLREEIGRIIVGQRYLVDRLMIGLLANGHVLLEGVPGLAKTLSVKTLAQSINASFQRLQFTPDLLPADLIGTLIYNPREGVFTTKKGPIFANIILADEINRAPAKVQSALLEAMQERQVTIGDETHPLPDPFLVLATQNPIEQEGTYPLPEAQVDRFMLKLSITYPSKQEERQILDRMASTHRRDGASPVIDTADVLRLRTLVDQIYLDDKIKDYIIDLVFATRDPSAYKLDLQRLIQYGASPRATLYLTLAAKAHALLQGRGYVTPQDVKSIGPDILRHRVIVTYEAEAEDIDADAVVKSVFDGVPVP; from the coding sequence ATGGATGCCGGGATCACAGCCATCAACGAGCGAGTCAAGGAAGAAGCGGCGTGCCTATACCGTCTGCGCGAGGAAATCGGCCGCATCATCGTCGGCCAGCGCTATCTGGTCGATCGCTTGATGATCGGGCTACTTGCCAACGGCCATGTGCTGTTGGAAGGCGTCCCCGGACTCGCCAAGACGCTGTCGGTGAAAACCCTGGCCCAGTCGATCAACGCCAGCTTTCAGCGCTTGCAGTTCACCCCCGATCTGCTCCCGGCCGATCTCATCGGCACGCTCATCTACAACCCACGCGAAGGGGTCTTCACCACCAAGAAGGGGCCGATTTTCGCCAACATCATTCTGGCCGATGAAATCAACCGCGCCCCCGCGAAAGTCCAGAGCGCGCTGCTCGAAGCCATGCAGGAGCGCCAGGTGACGATCGGCGACGAAACCCATCCGCTGCCCGATCCATTCCTGGTTTTGGCCACCCAAAACCCGATCGAGCAGGAAGGCACCTACCCTCTCCCCGAGGCACAAGTGGACCGCTTCATGTTGAAGCTGTCCATCACCTATCCTTCGAAGCAAGAGGAGCGGCAGATCCTCGACCGCATGGCTTCAACCCATCGCCGCGACGGCGCCAGCCCGGTCATCGACACTGCGGACGTCCTACGCCTGCGCACCTTGGTCGACCAGATCTACCTCGATGACAAGATCAAGGACTACATCATCGACCTCGTGTTCGCGACGCGGGACCCGTCGGCCTACAAGCTCGATCTGCAGCGGCTGATCCAGTACGGCGCCTCGCCGCGCGCCACGCTGTACCTCACGCTGGCCGCCAAGGCGCACGCCCTTCTCCAGGGACGTGGCTACGTCACGCCGCAAGACGTCAAGTCCATCGGACCCGATATTCTGCGCCACCGAGTCATCGTCACCTACGAGGCGGAGGCCGAAGACATCGATGCCGACGCCGTCGTCAAGAGCGTCTTCGACGGAGTGCCGGTACCGTGA
- a CDS encoding DUF58 domain-containing protein, translating to MLTSEQIKAVRKIQIRTSHLVSDLFAGQYHSVFKGHGMEFAEVRHYLPGDDIRTIDWNVTARTGVPHVKRFVEERELTVMLLVDTSASTHFGTVKQLKSEMAAEMAALFAFSAITNNDKVGLVMFSDHVELALPPKKGTRHVLRVIREVLSFSPQGRGTDISAALEYLNRVTKRRCVTFVISDFLDTRARLALKIANRRHDVIAVVLDDPRDLALPDVGLIALQDAESGEHILLDTGDSLVRREFEQRAEAARRERDRMLRGIDVDAVVLRTDRSYTEALLRFFRMRERRH from the coding sequence ATGTTGACCTCCGAGCAGATCAAAGCGGTGCGCAAGATCCAGATTCGCACCAGCCACCTGGTCAGCGACCTCTTCGCCGGGCAGTACCACAGCGTCTTCAAAGGGCACGGCATGGAATTCGCCGAGGTCCGTCACTACCTCCCGGGTGACGACATCCGCACCATCGACTGGAACGTCACCGCCCGCACGGGCGTGCCGCACGTGAAGCGCTTCGTGGAGGAGCGGGAATTGACGGTGATGCTGTTGGTCGATACCAGCGCCTCGACGCACTTTGGCACCGTCAAGCAACTGAAGAGCGAGATGGCCGCGGAGATGGCCGCCCTGTTCGCCTTCTCCGCCATCACCAACAACGACAAGGTTGGTCTGGTGATGTTCAGCGACCATGTCGAGTTGGCGCTGCCGCCAAAGAAGGGCACCCGCCACGTCCTCCGCGTCATCCGGGAAGTCCTGTCGTTCTCACCGCAGGGCCGCGGCACGGACATCTCCGCTGCGCTGGAATATCTGAATCGCGTCACCAAACGGCGTTGCGTGACCTTTGTGATTTCCGACTTCCTCGACACGCGGGCGCGGCTGGCACTCAAGATCGCCAACCGCCGTCATGACGTCATCGCCGTGGTCTTGGACGATCCCCGCGACCTGGCGTTGCCGGACGTTGGTCTGATCGCCCTGCAAGACGCCGAGAGCGGAGAACACATACTGCTCGACACCGGCGACAGCCTCGTGCGGCGCGAATTCGAGCAACGCGCCGAGGCCGCACGCCGCGAGCGCGACCGCATGCTCCGCGGCATCGACGTTGATGCCGTCGTTCTGCGCACGGACCGCTCCTACACCGAAGCCCTGCTCCGCTTCTTCCGCATGCGCGAGCGCCGGCACTAG